The Trichoderma breve strain T069 chromosome 2, whole genome shotgun sequence DNA segment ACGGCACGCGTCACAAGCCTTCGGCATTGCTGCCTTGGCCGTCGTTGTGGCCGTAGCcgggcttttgctttgctccaTTTCTATTCAGTACTGACCGAAGATTGAATTACAGCCTTCCAGCAGGCACACGATGGATGTCGGGGTACGTTGGGGTATGCCGGCGTTTGGACGTGCATGTTCTCTGATGAGATCGTGATTATGCATCCAACTCTGGGGGAATTGCGGGGGATCCGTGTCGAATCACGCTATCCCCGCAATCTGACCACGGAACTCGGCTACGAAATACGAAATATTGGCTACTTTTTGCGTACTCGTATTAGCTTCGTTGCCCCTTAGTCAATATTAGTCGCCCCGACCGAGAAAGCGACCGAGAAGCAATCCGAGACAGTCGGTGAAAAGGAACAAACCATGAAAACACCAAGCCAGCTGACATGAAAGCGTAGAATTATTACCAAAATTTCTTCCGTTGAGCCATTGTACCGCGGTTGCTTCTgactactaggtagtttaCTGCATTTGCGATACTCATGACCCGAGGCACATGAGAATACCTGACATGTAAGCAACTCCAGAGTTGTCAGCTTCTAAGAGTTGTCAGCTTCTGTTAAATAGATAGAGGAGGTCCGAATCAGCCACTGCTTGTTTTCTGGGGATTATCGAGTCAGTTTAGTTCATGTTATTGCCTTTCACATAGCAGCAACCTTATTAGTTGCCCCCACACCATGTTCAGCCTCACAACATTAACGGGACTCCTTCTTGCCGTTGCCTCTCACGCACAGTTGGCTGGTGCAGACGGTCCATCCGTGGCCTTGCGCTATTCTACAGTTGTTGGTTCTAGCAGTAATGGAATCGACAGCTTCAGAGGCATACCTTTCGCGCATCCGCCAGTAGGATCGCTACGACTGAAGCCACCACAACCCATAACTTCTACTTTGGGCGAGGTTCAGGCAACTGCTACTCCGAAAGCATGCCCCCAATTTTGTTCGCAATACACTCCCAGTGGCCTACCACCAATTCTACTGGATATCATCACGAATATAACGAATGTAATACAAAACCAAGACGAAGATTGCCTGACACTGAATGTCCAGAGGCCTTCAGATGCTTCAAGCGGTTCCAAGCTTCCTGTAGTGTTTTTCATTTATGGAGGAGCTTTTGAATCTGGCGCAACGCAGGGAGTTGACTCCACAAATCTCATCAAAGCCTCAATTGCTTCTGGTACACCGATAATTTTTGTGGCGGCAAATTATCGACTAGGGGGTTTCGGTTTCCTCGCTGGCAAAGAGCTCTTCAACGATGGGAGTACCAACCTAGGTCTATTGGACCAGCGATTGGCACTTCAGTGGGTCGCTGATAATATTGAGCAATTTGGTGGCGATCCCGATAAAGTGACACTTTGGGGATTCTCTGCAGGCTCTATGAGCGTCTTTGATCAGACGGCACTCTTTGGAGGCAATAACTCTTATCACGGAAAGCCCCTTTTTAGAGCAGCATTGATGGAGAGCGGCAGCATCCTCCCTGCGGAGCCTGCCAATTCTACAAAGGCTCAACTCATTTATGACAAGGTCGTTGACAGCGCCGGATGCTCGACATCTAACGATACTCTAGCATGTTTGAGATCCGTAGATTTTAACACCTTTCTATTAGCGGCAGAATCCGTTCCCATCTCAAGCAGTTATAATTCCATCGCTTTGTCATACCTACCAAGGCCAGATGGAACAGTCCTCCTTGATTCACCGGAAATCTTGGCTTCAAGAGGCCAATTTGCAAAAGTCCCCTTGTTGCTAGGCGAccaggaagatgaaggaacTCTTTTCTCGGTTTACCAATTGAATCTTACCAACACACAAGACGTTGAGGAATATCTTGGCAGCCTCTATTTCCAGCAAGCCACTGCGTCTCAGGTCCAAGATCTGGTGGCCACCTATCCAGACAATCCCTCGGCTGGCTCGCCTTTCAGAACAGGGCCGTTGAATAACCTTTATCCAGAATACAAACGACTAGCCGCTATACTTGGTGACTTTATTTTCACACTTCAAAGGCGCAGTCTTCTTGAGACAGTAGACCAGATAGCCCCATCAGTACCGACGTGGTCCTTTCTTGCGTCTTACTTATACGGGACGGCTTTTTTGGGAACTTTCCACACAACCTCACAAATCGCTGCGTTTGGGCTGATTCCAGGTTATGCTTCCGCCGTTACACAGGAATTTtacatctctttttttaacaCGATGAACCCAAACAGCAATGGCTCAACACTACTCCCTACATGGCCATGCTGGGGATCAGGAAAACAGGTGATGCAACTTGGtgcaacttcttcatctttgttaAATGACAGCTTCCGATCGGCGTCCTTTGATTTCATCAGAGCAAACTCTCAGGTACTGCATCTTTAGTTTCAGAAAGTAGTAGATAAAAAACCAATGTAACCTTCTGGTCTATTATGTCTAGCCCACTTTTATCTATGGACATTTTCTCCTCATTTCTCTTCTAGTACCTCATAACGTTCTCATCCTCGCTACCTGCCATTGAGTACGCCTTCCCATGGATAAAGATTTATCTAATCCTAAGATTTCTTTCATTGTGGAGCCCAGAAGCCATGCTTAATGAGCTTATTGATCTGCGATGACTGTTGCCGTATTGAGTGTCCAGCCGTTGCACAATGTTCTTATAAATCGTGCCGAGCATTCTTACTCATATGACGGATCTTTCCCCCGAACTGCTTGGTGGTCAGTTGTATTCCTCGCAATGTCTCATAATTTTGGACCTACCTTGTAGAAAATGAAGGGGACCGGGATAAATAGCACGGCGATACCACCGAGAAGCGAGTTACCTGGGCCAAGACCTAGCTGAAGAAAGAGTTGGCGCGCCTAAAAGGAGACTTGTGATTAGTTACAGAAACAAAGAAGGATGTACACTATTTCTTACAAAAAGTGGAAACGAGGCACCGAATGAGGCACGGAAAAGTGCAGACCCCGAGAATATGGATGCTGCGTATGTGGGATATGCGATGCCTAGATAGTTGAAGAGCGGATTAAACAACGTGACAACCCCAATAGAGAAGAGACCCGATCCAATAGTGGGTACGATCCAGTGAATACTCGCTCGTGATGTCCAGCCAAACCAGAATAGGCAAGTTGGAAGAGCGAGACATCCCAAAAAAGTTGGAGGAAGAACCATCTCTGGCGTAAAGCCCGGCTTATTGACTTTTGGGACGAGGTTGGTTCTAATCCATAGTAAAAAGAGTGCCAATGAGAtgagagcaaagatgaaAATGCTTAGGAAAACCAGGCCTTGCTCGCCTTGGTTGAAGCCGTAAATATCTCCAAACACGAGCGGAAAT contains these protein-coding regions:
- a CDS encoding carboxylesterase family domain-containing protein; this translates as MFSLTTLTGLLLAVASHAQLAGADGPSVALRYSTVVGSSSNGIDSFRGIPFAHPPVGSLRLKPPQPITSTLGEVQATATPKACPQFCSQYTPSGLPPILLDIITNITNRPSDASSGSKLPVVFFIYGGAFESGATQGVDSTNLIKASIASGTPIIFVAANYRLGGFGFLAGKELFNDGSTNLGLLDQRLALQWVADNIEQFGGDPDKVTLWGFSAGSMSVFDQTALFGGNNSYHGKPLFRAALMESGSILPAEPANSTKAQLIYDKVVDSAGCSTSNDTLACLRSVDFNTFLLAAESVPISSSYNSIALSYLPRPDGTVLLDSPEILASRGQFAKVPLLLGDQEDEGTLFSVYQLNLTNTQDVEEYLGSLYFQQATASQVQDLVATYPDNPSAGSPFRTGPLNNLYPEYKRLAAILGDFIFTLQRRSLLETVDQIAPSVPTWSFLASYLYGTAFLGTFHTTSQIAAFGLIPGYASAVTQEFYISFFNTMNPNSNGSTLLPTWPCWGSGKQVMQLGATSSSLLNDSFRSASFDFIRANSQVLHL